The genomic stretch ATGCGGCCGACAAATCCGATAAGCTGGACACAGAACCGTAAGGGGCGACCATGATCGGACCGATGCACGACAAGATTAAACGAGCCCTACAGTCAGCGGAAGGCTTGTATCACCGCCTAGTGTTGCTTGTGGGTGAGACCGGTTCTGGTAAGACCGCCGTTCTTCGAGATGTTGCTGAGGAGTTCGGGACATCCGCCATCAACGTCAATCTTGCACTTTCAGGGGAACTGCTTGAGTTGACGGCGAAGCAGCGGTCACTTCGGTTGCCGGGCATCCTCAATCAGATCGTGGACAAAGCTCATGCACCGGTGTTGCTGGATAATCTCGAGATCCTTTTCGGCAAGGATCTCAAGCAGGACCCCTTACGGTTACTGCAGGGCATTTCAAGAAATCGGGTCGTCGTAGCTTCATGGAACGGGACCTCTACCGGCGGGAGGCTTTCGTACGCCGAAACCGGCCATCCCGAGTACCGCAGCTATGACTCCGTCGATGCTTTGCTCGTGGGAATGGAAGGCACCGCCACAGCCGCTTCGGCAAGCAACACTAGAGAGGCAGGACAAGCATGAAATACGGAGACCTCATCCAGTTCGATCCGATTGAGTCGGTCGTTCAGCTGCGTGACGCGGACAAATCAAGCGCCGCGCGTCATCTCGTGAACACCTATGTCATTTCCGAAGAAATGGTGGAGCGGCTCACGCAGCTTGTCATCCCTCAAATGCAGTTCGATCAGCCGGTCGACAACAAGGGGCTGCTGGTGGTCGGCAATTACGGCACCGGTAAATCACACTTAATGTCGGTGGTTTCGAGTCTTGCCGCAGACGCTTCCCTGCTGGAAGGACTGAACCACACTTGTGTCCGCGACGCCACTTCCCGTATCGCCGGACGCTTCAAGGTCATTCGTACCGAAATCGGAGCCACGACCATGTCCCTGCGTGACATCCTTGTGGCTGAACTGGAAGAGAATCTCGAAAAGCTTGGCGTAGAGTACGTGTTCTCCGAAGCTGGGACGATCACAAGTCACAAGCGGGCCTTCGAAGACATGATGGCTAAGTTCGGCGAGGCATACCCCGAGCACGGCCTACTGCTGGTGGTTGATGAACTGCTCGACTACCTGCGTACCCGAAAGGACCAGGAGCTGATTCTCGATCTCAACTTCCTCCGTGAGGTCGGCGAGGTCTGTAAGGATCTGCGGTTCCGCTTCATGGCCGGTGTCCAGGAAGCCATATTCGACAGCCCACGCTTCGCTTTTGTCGCCGACAGTATCCGCCGGGTGAAGGACCGCTTCGAGCAGATCCTCATTGCCCGAAACGACGTGAAATTCGTCGTGGCCGAGCGTCTGCTCAAGAAAACCGCGGAACAGCAGGCCAAGATCCGCAACTACCTGATACCCTTCGCCAAATACTACGGCGGGCTCAACGAACGCATGGACGAGTTTGTCCAACTCTTCCCGGTTCATCCCGATTACATCGACACCTTTGAGAGGGTCACGGTGGTGGAAAAGCGCGAGGTGCTCAAGACCCTGTCCATGAGCATGAAAGGCATTCTCGGCAAGGATGTGCCGGCAGACGAACCCGGACTGATCGCCTTCGACAGCTACTGGAACACGCTCAGGCAGAACGCTTCTTTCCGCGCCATTCCCGAGATTCGGGCGGTCATTGATTGCAGCCAAGTGCTGGAATCCCGCATTGAGAACGCCATCACCCGCAAACAATACAAGCCGATGGCGTTGCGCTTGATTCGTGCGCTGTCCGTTCATCGCCTCACCACTGGCGACATCTATGCACCGATGGGCGCATCCGCCGAGGAACTGCGCGATCGCCTTTGCCTGTTTGATCCGCTGATCGCCGAGTTGGGCAGCGACGAACCCGACAGGGACCTGCAGACGCATGTGGAAACGGTCCTGCGCGAGATCCACAAAACAGTCAGTGGCCAGTTCATCTCTTTCAATGAAGACAACGGACAGTACTATCTCGATCTCAAGAAGACGGACGACTTCGACGCACTGATCGACAACAAAGCTAGTGTTCTAAACCCGAATGAGCTTGACCGCTACTACTATGAGGCGCTTAAGCGGGTCATGGAATGCCAAGACGCCACCTACGTGACCGGCTACAAGATCTGGCAGCACGAACTGGTCTGGCAGGAACACAAGGCTGCTCGCTCCGGCTATCTCTTTTTCGGCGCCCCGAATGAGCGCTCCACTGCCGTTCCGCAGCGGGACTTCTACTTGTACTTCATCCAGCCCAACGATCCGCCTCGCTTTAAGGACGACAAACTAAATGATGAGGTCTTCTTCCGCCTGAAAGGCACTGACGAGGAATTCCAGACTGCGCTGAAGAGCTACGCGGCTGCCCTCGACCTTACGGCCACCTCATCGGGCCACGCCAAGGCCACCTATGAGTCGAAGGCAAACGGCTTCTTGAAGAGGCTGGTTCAGTGGCTGCAAGAGCACATGAGCGATGCCTTCGAAGTCACCTATCAAGGTCGTGCCAAATCCATGACCGAATGGGCCAAGGGCAAATCCATCCGCGACTTGTCCGGTCTGTCGCCCCACGAAACCATCAACTTTCGCGACCTGGTAAACACCATCGCCGGTATCTGCCTTGCCCCGAACTTCGAGAACCAAGCCCCGGACTATCCATTCTTCTCAGTCCTGATGACCGGCAACAACGGTGCCCAGGCCGCGCAGGACGCATTGCGGGCGATCGCTGGGCAGAACCGCACCAAGCAGGCCACCGCCGTGCTGGACGCTCTGGAACTGCTCGACGGCGAGAAGATCGACCCCTTCAAGTCGAAATACGCTAAGCTTATCGTTGACATCGTCAAAGCGAGGGGCCGCGGACAGGTGGTCAACCGCGGTGAGATCATCCAGGACGATCACGGGCTTGAGTACATGAACCCGGGCGGTTCGCGCCTGGAGCCTGAATGGGTCACCGTCCTGGTGGCTTCACTGGTCTACTCCGGCGATATCGTACTCTCCATCCCAGGCAAGAATTTTGACGCCACCGGACTGCAGCAGCTTGCCGCGACCAGTGTGGAGGAGCTTGTCCGTTTCAAACACCTGGAGCAGCCCAAAGAATGGAATCTGCCTGCGCTCAAAGCGCTGTTCGAACTGCTCGGTTTGACACCGGGCATGGCCCAACTCGTCACCCAGGGTAAAGAGGAACCGGTGCAA from Deltaproteobacteria bacterium encodes the following:
- a CDS encoding DUF6079 family protein, translated to MKYGDLIQFDPIESVVQLRDADKSSAARHLVNTYVISEEMVERLTQLVIPQMQFDQPVDNKGLLVVGNYGTGKSHLMSVVSSLAADASLLEGLNHTCVRDATSRIAGRFKVIRTEIGATTMSLRDILVAELEENLEKLGVEYVFSEAGTITSHKRAFEDMMAKFGEAYPEHGLLLVVDELLDYLRTRKDQELILDLNFLREVGEVCKDLRFRFMAGVQEAIFDSPRFAFVADSIRRVKDRFEQILIARNDVKFVVAERLLKKTAEQQAKIRNYLIPFAKYYGGLNERMDEFVQLFPVHPDYIDTFERVTVVEKREVLKTLSMSMKGILGKDVPADEPGLIAFDSYWNTLRQNASFRAIPEIRAVIDCSQVLESRIENAITRKQYKPMALRLIRALSVHRLTTGDIYAPMGASAEELRDRLCLFDPLIAELGSDEPDRDLQTHVETVLREIHKTVSGQFISFNEDNGQYYLDLKKTDDFDALIDNKASVLNPNELDRYYYEALKRVMECQDATYVTGYKIWQHELVWQEHKAARSGYLFFGAPNERSTAVPQRDFYLYFIQPNDPPRFKDDKLNDEVFFRLKGTDEEFQTALKSYAAALDLTATSSGHAKATYESKANGFLKRLVQWLQEHMSDAFEVTYQGRAKSMTEWAKGKSIRDLSGLSPHETINFRDLVNTIAGICLAPNFENQAPDYPFFSVLMTGNNGAQAAQDALRAIAGQNRTKQATAVLDALELLDGEKIDPFKSKYAKLIVDIVKARGRGQVVNRGEIIQDDHGLEYMNPGGSRLEPEWVTVLVASLVYSGDIVLSIPGKNFDATGLQQLAATSVEELVRFKHLEQPKEWNLPALKALFELLGLTPGMAQLVTQGKEEPVQSLQQAVGKIVQRIVMIQQTLREGLSFWALDLLASTHLASQTSELEDAKGFFESLQAYSSPGKLKNFRYGAPDVLAHAKAVKALDELETLREFVVDHGPPASWLSTAEAVLPADHGWVDRVKATRQDVLDVLKQADLTELATRAQTIGAELQKLKKDYTVAYIGLHTKARLGVADDKRKASLLNDQRLQTLLKLARIDLMPRQQLTDYQSRLAGLKSCFALIEQDLDATPICPHCGFRPSVETGAGTGPQMIDQMDAQLDAIVAAWTSTILSNLEDPVTQANMDLLKTDDREPLDAFIESKELPLPLKDNFVHALREVLSGLVKVTITAQDLQQALQVTDGPATPAEMKKRFEEYIDRLTKGIDPPKVRIVVE
- the brxF gene encoding BREX-3 system P-loop-containing protein BrxF, giving the protein MIGPMHDKIKRALQSAEGLYHRLVLLVGETGSGKTAVLRDVAEEFGTSAINVNLALSGELLELTAKQRSLRLPGILNQIVDKAHAPVLLDNLEILFGKDLKQDPLRLLQGISRNRVVVASWNGTSTGGRLSYAETGHPEYRSYDSVDALLVGMEGTATAASASNTREAGQA